A genome region from Methanococcoides burtonii DSM 6242 includes the following:
- the tnpC gene encoding IS66 family transposase → MNTKRKEILAVYEQGPEAVVTLVTTLYDIIAEQQTIIELQAARITELEERVKKLEEQLKKNSRNSSKPPSTDVFINEKPKTKSRRKKSGKKPGGQKDHPGTTLRMVDVPDEVIIHKVHKCSNCERSLEDIEVKDHEKRQVFDIPPIKLQVTEHRAEIKSCPHCGCKNKATFSEKVKQPTQYGLRLASLAVYLHDYQLLPYERSCELRADVCGCEISPATLARAEKTCFEKLEDFEQQIKNFLIESPVINCDETGMRIEGKRQWLHVASTNKMTCYYPHQKRGSEAMNAMGILPNFNGTVVHYFWKSYYKYDCDHSICNAHLLRELTSVSENDDQLWSKAMNILLLMSKNQLTIREMSGCMKPERIKEFEDWYGQIIHIGIEENPQLQAKSKKRGRTKQTTAKNLLDRFIGYKNDILRFMHDLKVPFENNLAERDVRMMKVQQKISGTFRSMQGALIFSRVRSYISTVKKNQVPVMDAIRNAIAGMPFIPTIV, encoded by the coding sequence ATGAACACGAAACGCAAAGAAATCCTAGCAGTTTATGAACAAGGTCCCGAAGCAGTTGTCACTCTTGTCACTACATTGTACGACATCATTGCTGAACAACAAACGATCATAGAACTACAAGCTGCCAGAATAACCGAACTCGAAGAACGAGTTAAAAAGTTGGAAGAGCAACTCAAAAAAAACAGCCGAAACAGCAGTAAACCACCTTCAACTGATGTTTTTATTAATGAGAAACCAAAAACAAAAAGCAGACGAAAAAAGAGTGGAAAGAAACCAGGTGGTCAGAAAGACCATCCTGGAACTACTCTCAGAATGGTAGATGTTCCTGACGAAGTTATAATTCACAAAGTACACAAATGTAGCAATTGTGAAAGATCGCTTGAAGATATAGAAGTTAAAGATCATGAAAAAAGGCAAGTATTTGACATACCTCCCATTAAGCTTCAAGTAACAGAACATCGTGCTGAAATCAAGTCCTGTCCTCACTGCGGTTGCAAGAACAAAGCTACTTTTTCAGAAAAGGTTAAACAACCCACGCAATATGGCTTACGTCTTGCATCATTAGCAGTCTACTTACATGATTATCAATTACTTCCTTATGAACGCAGCTGTGAATTGCGAGCTGATGTTTGTGGATGTGAAATAAGTCCCGCTACTTTGGCCAGGGCAGAAAAGACATGTTTTGAAAAACTTGAAGATTTCGAACAGCAGATCAAGAACTTCTTAATAGAATCTCCTGTGATAAATTGTGATGAAACTGGTATGAGAATAGAAGGAAAACGACAGTGGTTACATGTTGCTTCTACAAACAAAATGACATGTTATTATCCTCATCAAAAAAGAGGCTCTGAAGCAATGAATGCGATGGGAATCTTACCAAATTTCAATGGTACAGTAGTTCATTATTTCTGGAAATCATATTACAAATATGATTGTGATCATTCGATCTGTAATGCTCATCTATTGCGAGAATTAACAAGTGTAAGCGAGAACGATGATCAATTGTGGTCAAAAGCTATGAATATTCTATTATTGATGTCAAAAAATCAGTTGACCATCCGAGAAATGTCTGGTTGTATGAAACCAGAGAGAATTAAAGAGTTTGAAGATTGGTACGGCCAGATAATTCATATTGGGATAGAAGAAAATCCTCAACTTCAAGCCAAATCAAAGAAGCGAGGAAGAACTAAACAAACCACAGCAAAAAATCTGCTGGATCGGTTTATTGGTTATAAAAATGATATTCTCAGGTTTATGCATGATCTAAAAGTTCCATTTGAGAATAATCTTGCAGAAAGGGATGTGAGAATGATGAAAGTACAGCAGAAGATATCGGGTACATTCCGAAGTATGCAAGGAGCATTAATTTTCTCGCGGGTAAGAAGTTACATTTCTACTGTTAAGAAGAATCAGGTTCCTGTGATGGATGCAATTCGAAATGCAATTGCTGGAATGCCATTTATTCCAACAATTGTTTGA
- a CDS encoding bifunctional aconitate hydratase 2/2-methylisocitrate dehydratase, whose amino-acid sequence MIEAYLIHEEERKAQGIPALPLNPEQTSELCELLQNPPAEQEEFLLHLFTERISPGVGPAAKVKADFLGNILTGDASSPLIDKKEAIGILGTMIGGYNVKYLIEALGDSEVADEATCALSGITLVYEAFDEVLELSETNEAARKVLESWANAEWFTSRQAIPETITVRVFKVDGEINTDDFSPASAAWSRPDIPLHALEMGTTRFPGGIEEIAKWRGEGHEVAFVADVVGTGSSRKSACNSVLWHIGKDIPHVPNKRRDCVIIGTAIAPIFFNTAEDSGALPLQMDISKLQHGDIITINTVKGEVTDEEGNVLSTLYLNPNTLPDEYRAGGRIPLIIGRSLTTRTREVLGLPETDIFVKPDNPIPEPGQAYSLAQKIVGQACSVDGVLPGTACEPIMTTVGSQDTTGPMTTDELTELACLKFQAPMFMQSFCHTAAYPKLTDVKMHRTLPDFVSDRGGVSLNPGDGIIHSWLNRLLVPDTVGTGGDSHTRFPIGISFPAGSGLVAFAGALGFMPLDMPESVLVRFSGKLNSGITLRDVVNSIPYYAIQQGLMTVPKKNKINIFNGRILEIEGLPDLTAEQAFELTDSAAERSAAAGCIQLDEKPVATYLRSNVALMKKMIGNGYSDAQTLQKRIEAVEEWLEDPKLLKADPNADYAAVIGIDLADIKEPILACPNDPDDVKLLSEVAGTPIQDVFIGSCMTNIGHFRAAAEIWRDQKFNSDVRTWICPPTRMDQAKLREESVFSVYGQVGARIEIAGCSLCMGNQARVPDESTVFSTSTRNFDNRVGDGAQVYLGSAELGAVISNLGRIPTVNEYMEIYMEKIEPKQDEIYRYLQFDEMEEYL is encoded by the coding sequence CACTTCCTCTGAATCCGGAACAGACTTCTGAACTTTGTGAATTGTTACAAAATCCTCCTGCAGAACAGGAAGAATTCCTTCTCCACCTGTTCACGGAACGGATATCTCCTGGTGTAGGCCCCGCTGCAAAGGTCAAGGCAGATTTCCTTGGTAATATACTGACAGGAGATGCCTCTTCACCACTTATAGACAAAAAGGAAGCCATCGGGATCCTGGGAACCATGATCGGTGGCTATAATGTCAAGTATCTTATCGAAGCACTCGGAGATTCAGAAGTAGCAGATGAGGCTACCTGTGCGCTTTCAGGCATAACCCTGGTCTACGAAGCATTTGACGAGGTACTGGAACTGTCAGAGACAAATGAAGCTGCCAGAAAGGTTCTTGAAAGCTGGGCTAATGCTGAGTGGTTCACAAGCAGACAAGCGATCCCTGAAACCATCACTGTCAGAGTATTCAAGGTTGATGGCGAGATCAACACCGACGATTTCTCCCCTGCAAGTGCTGCATGGAGTCGCCCCGACATACCTCTTCATGCACTCGAAATGGGCACTACCCGCTTCCCCGGAGGCATTGAAGAAATTGCAAAATGGCGCGGAGAAGGACACGAAGTTGCCTTTGTCGCTGATGTGGTAGGAACCGGATCCTCCCGAAAATCCGCCTGCAACAGTGTGCTCTGGCACATAGGCAAGGACATACCACATGTTCCAAATAAACGCCGTGACTGTGTGATCATCGGTACTGCCATAGCTCCTATCTTCTTTAACACGGCCGAGGACTCCGGTGCTCTGCCTCTGCAAATGGATATCAGCAAACTACAACATGGCGATATCATTACAATCAACACCGTAAAGGGTGAAGTAACAGATGAAGAGGGTAATGTACTTTCCACTTTATACCTCAACCCTAACACCCTTCCGGACGAATACCGCGCAGGCGGTCGTATTCCTCTCATAATTGGCAGGTCACTGACCACACGGACCCGCGAGGTACTGGGTCTGCCTGAGACAGACATTTTCGTTAAACCCGATAATCCGATTCCAGAACCGGGGCAGGCTTACTCCCTAGCACAGAAGATAGTTGGTCAGGCATGCAGTGTAGATGGAGTTCTGCCTGGTACAGCCTGTGAGCCAATAATGACCACTGTAGGTTCCCAGGACACCACCGGTCCCATGACCACCGATGAGCTCACAGAACTTGCCTGCCTCAAGTTCCAAGCTCCCATGTTCATGCAGTCATTCTGTCACACAGCAGCATACCCCAAGCTTACCGACGTAAAGATGCACAGGACACTGCCTGATTTTGTATCTGATCGTGGCGGTGTCTCCCTGAATCCCGGAGATGGAATTATCCACAGCTGGCTTAACCGCCTGCTGGTTCCGGACACAGTGGGTACTGGTGGTGACTCTCATACAAGGTTCCCGATCGGCATATCATTCCCGGCAGGTTCCGGGCTTGTGGCCTTTGCCGGAGCTCTGGGTTTCATGCCTCTGGATATGCCTGAATCCGTGCTGGTACGTTTCAGCGGAAAACTTAACTCTGGCATTACACTGCGTGATGTGGTCAACTCAATACCATACTATGCTATCCAGCAGGGTCTGATGACCGTACCAAAGAAAAATAAGATCAATATCTTCAACGGACGCATTCTTGAAATAGAAGGGCTACCCGACCTCACGGCCGAGCAGGCATTCGAGTTGACAGACTCTGCGGCAGAGCGCTCAGCCGCAGCCGGTTGTATCCAGCTTGATGAGAAGCCCGTAGCCACCTATCTGCGCTCCAACGTGGCATTGATGAAAAAAATGATAGGAAATGGGTATAGCGATGCACAGACTCTCCAAAAGCGCATAGAAGCTGTTGAGGAATGGCTGGAAGATCCGAAACTACTAAAAGCAGATCCGAATGCAGATTACGCCGCTGTCATAGGGATAGATCTTGCAGATATCAAGGAGCCGATCCTTGCATGCCCAAATGATCCTGATGATGTCAAACTGCTTTCCGAGGTTGCAGGCACCCCTATTCAGGATGTCTTTATAGGCTCATGCATGACAAACATCGGGCACTTCCGCGCTGCAGCCGAAATCTGGCGTGACCAGAAGTTCAACTCTGATGTCCGCACCTGGATCTGCCCTCCTACCCGGATGGACCAGGCAAAGCTCAGGGAAGAGTCAGTTTTCTCCGTGTACGGTCAGGTTGGTGCCCGCATCGAGATAGCGGGATGCTCACTATGTATGGGGAACCAGGCTCGTGTACCGGATGAATCCACCGTGTTTTCCACAAGCACCCGTAACTTTGACAACCGTGTGGGTGACGGAGCCCAGGTCTACCTTGGCTCAGCGGAGCTTGGAGCGGTTATCTCCAACCTTGGCAGGATACCCACGGTAAATGAGTACATGGAAATTTACATGGAGAAGATCGAGCCAAAGCAGGACGAGATCTACAGGTATCTTCAATTCGATGAAATGGAAGAATACCTGTAA